GAGAGATCATCTATTATGGTTACCTCTTCTCCCCTGGCCAACAGCGTTTCCGTTAAATGAGAACCAACAAAGCCTGCCCCGCCCGTAATAAGATTCTTCACCGTCTTACCTCCCCATGCCAATATATTCCAGGCCGGCTTCGGCCATCTGCCGGGGATCATACATATTTCGACCATCGATAATAAGAGGCCTTTTAAGCAGTTCCCTAAGGCGGATCATATCCAAATCCCTAAATTCCTCCCATTCGGTAAGCACGGCCAGGCAGTCACATCCTTCGGCTACCTCATAGGGGTTCTGACAGTAAGTTACATCTTTTAAAATATGCCTGGCCACCGGGACAGCTACCGGGTCATAGGCCTTTATATTGGCGCCTTCTTTCTGAAGGGCGGATATAATGTCTCTGGAGGGGGCATTCCTCATATCATCGGTGTTCGGTTTAAAGGCCAGGCCCAGGATGCCGATAGTTTTCTCATTAAGTATCCAGAGGGCCTCTCTAATCTTATTCACAAAATGGACTCGCTGGCCGGTGTTTATCTCTTCTACTATTTTTAAAAGGTTAAAATCATACCCGTATCTTTCAGCCATCTTGATAAAGGCCGCCACGTCTTTAGGAAAACACGAGCCGCCATAGCCAATACCGGCATTCAGAAAAGACTTGCCGATCCGCTTGTCAAGCCCCATACCTTCAGTTACCATGGTGACATCGGCCCGGGCCGCCTCACAGATATTGGCCAAGGCATTGGCAAAGGATATCTTGGTGGCCAAAAAGGCATTAGAAGCATGTTTAATAATCTCAGCGCTCCGGATGTCAGTAACAATGACCGGGGCATCTAAGGGGGTGTAAAGTTCCCTCATAATATCGGCCGCTCGGTCGCTGGTTACCCCAATTACGATCCTGTCAGGATGCATAGAGTCGCTGATAGCTGATCCCTCCCTTAAAAATTCAGGATTGGAAACCACATCAAAGTCAATGTGATGAATATTGTTTAATCGAATCGTATGGGCTACCCTTTCTCCGGTCTCTACCGGAACAGTGCTTTTATCCACAATAACCTTATAATCAGTCATATCCATGGCGATTTGCCGGCTGACTTTCTCCACAAAGGACAGGTCTGCCTCTCCGCTGGGTAGAGGGGGGGTATGAACACAGATAAAAATAACCGTAGCTTTATCTACTCCCTCTTTTACTGAGGTCGAGAAGGAAAGCCTCCCGGCTGACATATTATGCTTTACCATCTCAGCCAAGCCCGGTTCATAAATGGGGATAACCCCTTCCTTAAGTTTGGCGATCTTCTCCTGATTGCTGTCCACACAGAGGACTTTGTGGCCTAATTCAGCAAAACAGGCCCCGGTAACTAACCCCACATAACCTGTGCCAATCACTGAAATCTTCACGGCGTTCCTCCTCTAATATAAATTGAGAGCTGAGGGTTGAGAACTGAAAGGTCTCCACTCTCCCCTCTCCACTAAGGGTCGATTATAACCCTTTTATGTTCAAATGTCAACATTTTTCTTGACCGCCTCCACAATCAGTGTTATATTTTAGGAAAATTGAGGAGGTCGAAATAGTGGTAAAAACACCCAAAGGTATAAGTCCGCCATCAATAGAAACCATCAAATGGGAGGATGGTATTCTTAAGCTGATTGATCAGACCCGGCTGCCGATGGAATCGGTTTATTTATCCTGTAGTGCTCCGGAAGAGTTAGCCAAGGCCATAAAGGCCCTGGTCGTCCGGGGAGCGCCGGCTCTCGGCGTAGCGGCCGCTTATGGGGTGGTCTTGGGCCTTAAAAATAGCCGGGCCAAAGATTATCAAGAATTAGAGTCTGAACTCAACGAGGTGATTGATTTACTGGCTTTTACCCGGCCCACCGCGGTCAACCTATTCTGGGCATTAAACCGGATGAAGCAGACCCTTGAAAGACATAAGCACGAAGATGTGGAGCAAATAAAGAGGTCGCTGGAGGAAGAGGCCATCCATATCCATTATGATGATAAAAGGCGATGTCAAAAGATGGGGGAATTGGGGGCCGGCTTAATCCGGGATGGAGATACTATCCTTACCCACTGTAATGCTGGCGCCCTGGCTACCGGTGGGATGGGAACGGCTCTGGGAGTGATATATGTGGCCCATCAGCAAGGCAAAAGGGTGAAGGTCTTTGCTGATGAAACCAGGCCTCTGCTCCAGGGGGCACGACTTACGGCCTGGGAACTTCAGGAGACCGGCATAGAGGTTACCTTGATTTGCGACAATATGGCCGCTCAGGTAATGAAAGAAGGCAAGATTAATTTAGTCATTACCGGGGCTGACCGAATCGCCGCCAATGGGGATACGGCCAACAAGATTGGGACTTATGGGGTGGCTATCCTGGCTAAAGAGCATGGGCTCCCTTTTTACGTGGCGGCGCCTCTTTCGACTATTGACCTGGAGATCAAGGATGGCGCTCAGATACCCATTGAAGAGAGGTGTTCTGAAGAAGTAACCGAGGGTTTTGGGAAACGGATAGCGCCTTACGGGGTCAAGGTCTATTCCCCGGCCTTTGATGTCACACCGGCCAGATACATTACGGCCATTATTACTGAGGAAGGCATCGCCAGGCCGCCCTATCAGGAGAGCCTGGCCAGGCTGTTTAAGGAGGAGAAAGAATGATTGAACGCTACAGTCGTCCTCGGATGAAGGCCATCTGGTCTGAAGAGAACAAATGGGCCAGGACATTAGAAATCGAGATACTGGCCTGTGAGGCCCAGGCCGAGTTGGGACATATCCCGGCTGAGGCCCTCAGAGTCATAAAAGAAAAAGCTGCCTTTGATGTAAAGCGGATTGAGGAGATCGAGCGGGAGACCCGTCACGATGTCATTGCCTTCCTGACCAGTGTGGCGGAAAATGTGGGGCCTGAATCACGGTATATTCACCTGGGACTTACCTCCTCTGATGTGGGAGATACCTGCCTCTTCTTGAGGACAAAAGAGGCCGGTGAATTGATCCTGAAAGGTTTAAAAAGGCTAATGGATGTCCTGGCTGGTTTGGCCGGGCAATACCAAGACACGGTTATGATCGGCCGAACCCATGGGGTGCATGCAGAGCCGCTCACCTTTGGGCTTAAGATGGCCCTCTGGTGGGATGAATGCCGGCGGGACTTAATCCGGCTGGAGGAGGCCATCAAAACCATCTCCGTGGGTAAACTCTCCGGGGCAGTGGGCACCTTTGTGCACCTTGATCCTTACGTAGAGAAGTATGTCTGTGAAAAGCTGGGTCTCACCCCGGCGCCGGTATCCACTCAGGTCTTACAAAGAGACCGCCTGGCCCATTTTATGACCACCCTGGCTATCTTAGGCGGCTCTTTGGAGAAATTTGCCACGGAGATTAGAAACCTGCAACGGACAGAGATCCGGGAGGTAGAAGAGGGGTTTGGAACTGGGCAGAAGGGTTCATCCGCTATGCCCCACAAGCGTAATCCGATCACGGCCGAACGGGTCTCGGGGTTAGCCCGTGTCCTTAGAGGTAATTGCCTGGCGGCCTTAGAGGATATGGCCCTCTGGCACGAGAGGGATATTAGCCATTCCTCAGTAGAACGGATCATCATCCCTGATTCCACTATCCTCATCGATTATATGCTGGACAAATTTACGACCCTAATGGAAAACCTCTCGGTTTATCCGGACAGGATGAAACAGAATCTGGAGGCCACCCAGGGGCTTATCTTTTCTCAGCGAATCTTGCTGGAATTAACTCAAAAGGGGCTTTCACGAGAGGAGGCCTACCGGCTGGTGCAAAGAAATGCCATGCAGGTCTGGGAGGGAGAAAAGGACTTCCAATCGCTGCTCCTGGAAGATAAAGAGATTTCAAACTGGATGAGTCAGGAAGAGATCTCGGCC
The genomic region above belongs to bacterium and contains:
- a CDS encoding UDP-glucose/GDP-mannose dehydrogenase family protein, with the translated sequence MKISVIGTGYVGLVTGACFAELGHKVLCVDSNQEKIAKLKEGVIPIYEPGLAEMVKHNMSAGRLSFSTSVKEGVDKATVIFICVHTPPLPSGEADLSFVEKVSRQIAMDMTDYKVIVDKSTVPVETGERVAHTIRLNNIHHIDFDVVSNPEFLREGSAISDSMHPDRIVIGVTSDRAADIMRELYTPLDAPVIVTDIRSAEIIKHASNAFLATKISFANALANICEAARADVTMVTEGMGLDKRIGKSFLNAGIGYGGSCFPKDVAAFIKMAERYGYDFNLLKIVEEINTGQRVHFVNKIREALWILNEKTIGILGLAFKPNTDDMRNAPSRDIISALQKEGANIKAYDPVAVPVARHILKDVTYCQNPYEVAEGCDCLAVLTEWEEFRDLDMIRLRELLKRPLIIDGRNMYDPRQMAEAGLEYIGMGR
- the mtnA gene encoding S-methyl-5-thioribose-1-phosphate isomerase, whose product is METIKWEDGILKLIDQTRLPMESVYLSCSAPEELAKAIKALVVRGAPALGVAAAYGVVLGLKNSRAKDYQELESELNEVIDLLAFTRPTAVNLFWALNRMKQTLERHKHEDVEQIKRSLEEEAIHIHYDDKRRCQKMGELGAGLIRDGDTILTHCNAGALATGGMGTALGVIYVAHQQGKRVKVFADETRPLLQGARLTAWELQETGIEVTLICDNMAAQVMKEGKINLVITGADRIAANGDTANKIGTYGVAILAKEHGLPFYVAAPLSTIDLEIKDGAQIPIEERCSEEVTEGFGKRIAPYGVKVYSPAFDVTPARYITAIITEEGIARPPYQESLARLFKEEKE
- the purB gene encoding adenylosuccinate lyase, which encodes MIERYSRPRMKAIWSEENKWARTLEIEILACEAQAELGHIPAEALRVIKEKAAFDVKRIEEIERETRHDVIAFLTSVAENVGPESRYIHLGLTSSDVGDTCLFLRTKEAGELILKGLKRLMDVLAGLAGQYQDTVMIGRTHGVHAEPLTFGLKMALWWDECRRDLIRLEEAIKTISVGKLSGAVGTFVHLDPYVEKYVCEKLGLTPAPVSTQVLQRDRLAHFMTTLAILGGSLEKFATEIRNLQRTEIREVEEGFGTGQKGSSAMPHKRNPITAERVSGLARVLRGNCLAALEDMALWHERDISHSSVERIIIPDSTILIDYMLDKFTTLMENLSVYPDRMKQNLEATQGLIFSQRILLELTQKGLSREEAYRLVQRNAMQVWEGEKDFQSLLLEDKEISNWMSQEEISACFDLNYYLRNVELILKRVGCEPQQERAKSLT